One segment of Lepus europaeus isolate LE1 chromosome 16, mLepTim1.pri, whole genome shotgun sequence DNA contains the following:
- the PPP1R3B gene encoding protein phosphatase 1 regulatory subunit 3B, whose translation MAVDIEYRYNCMAPSLRRERFAFKISPKPGKPLRPCIQLASKNEASGLVAPPVQEKKAKKRVSFADNQGLALTMVKVFSEFDDPLDLPFNITELLDNIVSLTTAESESFVLDFAQPSADYLDFRNRLQANHVCLENCVLKDRALSGTIKVQNLAFEKIVKVRMTFDTWKSFTDFPCRYVKDTYAGSDRDTFSFDISLPEKIQSYERMEFAVCYECKGQTYWDSNKGKNYRIIRAELKSTQEQSEPANGPDFGIAFDQFGSPRCSYGLFPEWPSYLGYEKLGPYY comes from the coding sequence ATGGCTGTGGACATAGAGTACAGATACAACTGCATGGCTCCCTCCCTGCGCCGAGAACGTTTTGCCTTCAAGATCTCCCCGAAGCCCGGCAAACCTCTGAGGCCTTGCATTCAGCTGGCCAGCAAGAATGAAGCCAGTGGGCTGGTGGCCCCGCCGGTGCAGGAGAAAAAGGCGAAAAAGCGAGTGTCCTTCGCCGACAACCAGGGGCTGGCCCTGACCATGGTCAAGGTGTTCTCGGAATTCGATGACCCCTTAGATCTTCCATTCAACATCACCGAGCTCCTGGACAACATCGTGAGCCTGACAACAGCCGAGAGCGAGAGCTTCGTGCTGGACTTCGCGCAGCCGTCCGCGGACTACCTGGACTTCAGAAACCGGCTCCAGGCCAACCACGTGTGCCTGGAGAACTGTGTGCTCAAAGACCGAGCCCTCTCGGGCACCATCAAAGTGCAGAACCTCGCCTTCGAGAAGATCGTGAAAGTCAGGATGACCTTCGACACCTGGAAGAGCTTCACAGACTTCCCCTGCCGCTACGTCAAGGACACCTACGCCGGCTCCGACAGGGACACCTTCTCCTTCGACATCAGCTTGCCCGAGAAGATCCAGTCCTACGAGAGGATGGAGTTCGCCGTGTGCTACGAGTGCAAGGGACAGACGTACTGGGACAGCAACAAAGGCAAAAACTATCGGATCATCCGGGCCGAGTTAAAATCCACTCAGGAACAGAGTGAGCCCGCGAACGGACCGGATTTCGGGATAGCCTTTGACCAGTTTGGAAGCCCTCGGTGCTCCTATGGTCTGTTTCCGGAGTGGCCTAGTTACCTAGGCTATGAAAAGCTGGGGCCGTACTACTAG